The Pyxidicoccus sp. MSG2 DNA segment TGCGGCGAAACGGGATGCACCTGACGGGCACCCCCCTGTCCCTGGATGCGAAGCGGAAGTCTCCGCTGTGCTTCGTCAGCCATGGCCACTCGGACCACATCGCCCGGCACGAGCGCACCATCGCCACGGCGGCCACGCTGCGCTTCATGACGCACCGGCTGGGCCCGGTGAATGCGCCGCTCGCGGTGCCCTACCGTCAGCCCTTCGATTTGGGGCCGTTGGTGCTGGAGCTGCTGCCCGCGGGCCACATCCTCGGCAGCGCGCAGCTGCGGGTCATCCGCTCGGATGGGAAGCGCATCGTCTACACGGGTGACCTCAACGTCGCGCCCTCGCTCACCGCCGAGGCGACGGAGGTGGCCGAGTGCGACACGCTCGTCATCGAGTCCACCTTCGGCCACCCGCGCTACCGCTTCCCACCGCGCGCGGAGGTGCTGGGGCAGGTGGAGGAATGGATTCGCAAGCAGCTCGAGCGGGGCGCGGTGCCGGTGCTGCTCGGCTATCCGCTGGGCAAGAGCCAGGAGGCGATGAAGTACCTCGCCGGCCGGGGCTTCCCGCTGGTGGCGCATGCGTCCATCTACGAGGTGGCGCAGCTCTACGCGGAGCTGGGCGTGCCAATCGAGAACATGCGCCTCTTCAGCGGGAAGGTGGAGCCGGGCGAGGTGCTCTTCATTCCTCCGCACCAGGCGCGCGGCGGGGCGCTGTCAGCGCTGTGGCCCAGGGCCACGGCGGTGCTGACGGGCTGGGCGGTGGACCGGGGCGCGGCCTTTCGCTACGGCGCGGACGTGGCCTTCCCCCTGTCGGACCACGCGGACTTTCCCTCGCTGGTGTCCTACGCGAAGGCGACGGGCGCGAAGGAGGTCATCACCTGCCACGGCTTCGCGGAGGAGCTGGCGCAGGCGCTGCGGGACGCCGGCATCGACGCGCGCCCGCTCGGAGGGAAGCCGCAGCAGCTCACCCTGCTCTGACAGGGCGGACGTGCCGGGTTAGAAAAGCGCCATGGCCCGTACCCCGCAGCTGTCCGGACGTACCGTGCGTGTCCTCGTGTGCACCGAGAAGAAGAGCTTCGTCACCCGCGAGCTGGCGGAGACGAAGGTTTCCTTCGAGGGCATCGAGGGAGACAGGCACGCGGGGCTGACGCGGGCCGCGGACGTGCGCACGCCGTGGTTCCCCAAGGGCACCCCCATCCGCAACACGCGGCAGTTGTCGCTGGTGTCCACGGAGGAACTGGCCCAGGTGGCGCAGACGTTGGGCGTGCCGAAGGTGCTGGCCTCATGGCTGGGAGCCAACCTGGAAGTGGCGGGCGTGCCCACGCTGACGCAGCTCCCGCCGGGGACGCGGCTGTTCTTCCCCGGGGATGCGGTGCTCGCGGTGGAAGGGGAGAACGACCCCTGCACCGGCCCCGGGCGCGTGATTGAAGCGCACTACCCGGACATGCAGAAGCTCGCGAGCCGCTTCGTGAAGGCCGCGTGGCAGCGCCGGGGCCTCGTGGCCTGGGTGGAGCGCCCTGGCCTCCTCCGCGCGGGCGACGAGGTGCGGGTGATGCTGCCCCGGCCCGTGACGTACGTGCTGCCCGACGCAACGAGCCGGAAGGAACGGGAGGATTGACGCTGCTCGTTCATATGAAGCAGGAACGGCAGCAATCAATGCTCCGAGCCGAGCATGAATCTCTCGACGGCTTCAGCGCACGTGAGCACAGCGGTCGTGCTTCCGAATGCCGCCTGCCATCTGTCTCTTCTTGTCTTGATGGCATTGAACAGGGCTGATTGAAGCCCATTGTAGGGCGGCAGGAATTCAGTCGCTGTGTCCGAACCAGGGGGCTGCCCGATGAGCTTGATGAGGGCGGATGACTGGCTCCCCAGTGCGGAAATCATCTCGAGGAGTGCCTGATCAACTGTTCCGGGTTGGCAGAGGGCAAATCTGAACGAGAGCTCTCCATCGGGATCGAGCTCCAGTTCAATGATGTGTGAGCTGTCTCGGTACTCAAAGTAATCCCAGCCAGGACTGTCGCTGGAGAGGTGCCTGAACGGTGCGCGGTTGAGTGTCTTGTGGAGTTGGCTGATGTGGATCTTGTCTGGAACGGCGATGGCTCTGAAGGCTTCGAACCCCATGTTTTCTCCTAGAAGAGCCCAGGTGGGAGTGTCTCGCTCCAAGAGGCCGGGAGCGCGTCCTCGAAGTGGAACATTCGACTCGGCACT contains these protein-coding regions:
- a CDS encoding MBL fold metallo-hydrolase — translated: MSVELRRNGMHLTGTPLSLDAKRKSPLCFVSHGHSDHIARHERTIATAATLRFMTHRLGPVNAPLAVPYRQPFDLGPLVLELLPAGHILGSAQLRVIRSDGKRIVYTGDLNVAPSLTAEATEVAECDTLVIESTFGHPRYRFPPRAEVLGQVEEWIRKQLERGAVPVLLGYPLGKSQEAMKYLAGRGFPLVAHASIYEVAQLYAELGVPIENMRLFSGKVEPGEVLFIPPHQARGGALSALWPRATAVLTGWAVDRGAAFRYGADVAFPLSDHADFPSLVSYAKATGAKEVITCHGFAEELAQALRDAGIDARPLGGKPQQLTLL
- a CDS encoding MOSC domain-containing protein gives rise to the protein MARTPQLSGRTVRVLVCTEKKSFVTRELAETKVSFEGIEGDRHAGLTRAADVRTPWFPKGTPIRNTRQLSLVSTEELAQVAQTLGVPKVLASWLGANLEVAGVPTLTQLPPGTRLFFPGDAVLAVEGENDPCTGPGRVIEAHYPDMQKLASRFVKAAWQRRGLVAWVERPGLLRAGDEVRVMLPRPVTYVLPDATSRKERED